A genomic segment from Spirochaetota bacterium encodes:
- a CDS encoding pyridoxal phosphate-dependent aminotransferase: MQFSGRILKVKPSATLAITALADSLKAKGIDVIGFGSGEPDFDTPAHIKNAAIKAIDAGKTKYTPAGGIPELKKAIVEKFKRDNGLEYDIAQVTVNCGGKHSFYNLMQVLLNDGDEVIVPAPYWVSYPPIVELAGGVPVILQTREEMGFKATPADLEKALSKKTRGVILNSPSNPTGATYSRDELAQLAAVLEKRDIVIISDDIYESIVYDGRTFTNTANISSELFKKTIVLNGVSKAYSMTGWRIGYMAGDAEVIKKVEILQSQSTSNPASISQWASVDALIGDQSVVTAMVGAFNRRRKLIVDALNAAPGISCLMPEGAFYAFPNIRGVEKLKGWKTVKDKYEGPSTSSALTSYLLEVAQVAVVPGVEFGNDDNIRLSFATSDENIRKGVERIKAALEKLA, from the coding sequence ATGCAATTCTCCGGGAGAATTCTCAAGGTGAAGCCTTCGGCGACGCTCGCCATCACCGCGCTCGCCGATTCGCTCAAAGCGAAGGGTATCGACGTAATCGGTTTCGGGTCGGGCGAGCCCGATTTCGACACGCCCGCCCACATCAAGAACGCCGCCATAAAAGCCATCGACGCGGGAAAGACCAAATACACGCCCGCCGGCGGCATCCCGGAGCTTAAGAAGGCGATCGTCGAGAAATTCAAACGCGATAACGGCCTGGAATACGACATCGCCCAGGTAACGGTCAACTGCGGCGGAAAGCACTCGTTTTACAACCTGATGCAGGTGCTCCTCAACGACGGCGACGAGGTGATCGTGCCCGCCCCCTACTGGGTATCGTACCCGCCGATCGTGGAGCTCGCCGGAGGCGTCCCGGTGATTCTGCAAACGCGCGAGGAAATGGGTTTCAAGGCGACTCCCGCCGACCTCGAAAAAGCGCTCTCTAAAAAAACCCGCGGGGTCATACTGAATTCCCCGTCAAACCCGACCGGCGCGACCTACTCCCGCGACGAGCTTGCGCAACTTGCAGCAGTGCTTGAAAAACGCGATATCGTCATCATCTCCGACGACATCTACGAGTCCATCGTCTACGACGGGCGGACCTTCACCAACACCGCGAACATCTCGAGCGAGCTTTTTAAAAAGACCATCGTGCTCAACGGCGTCTCCAAGGCCTATTCCATGACGGGATGGCGCATCGGCTACATGGCCGGCGACGCCGAGGTCATCAAAAAGGTCGAGATACTGCAGAGCCAGTCCACGTCCAACCCCGCGTCCATCTCGCAGTGGGCGTCGGTCGATGCGCTTATCGGAGATCAGTCGGTCGTCACCGCGATGGTCGGGGCCTTTAACCGCAGGCGAAAGCTCATAGTCGACGCGCTCAACGCCGCGCCCGGAATATCCTGCCTCATGCCCGAAGGGGCCTTCTACGCGTTTCCGAACATCAGGGGCGTCGAGAAGCTCAAGGGATGGAAAACCGTGAAGGATAAATACGAAGGCCCCTCAACTTCAAGCGCGCTGACGTCGTACCTGCTGGAAGTCGCCCAGGTGGCGGTGGTGCCCGGCGTGGAATTCGGCAACGACGACAACATCCGCCTCTCATTCGCCACGTCGGATGAGAACATCCGCAAGGGCGTGGAGCGCATCAAGGCGGCGCTGGAGAAGCTGGCGTAA
- a CDS encoding MBL fold metallo-hydrolase, whose product MIIRFWGVRGSIPTPPTDAVMRDKIRKALLQASPADISSEESIDRFIDSLPYSVRGTYGGNTTCLEVRTADDDIFIIDCGTGIRHLSAELMKGDFGRGQGIANILLTHTHWDHIQGIPFFVPFFVKGNRFHIYSPFRDIRERVEYQQVFTHFPVNLDSMLATKEFFIIEKEAPFHLNNVTIINKRMRHPGGAFGYRIEEDGKSFIFTSDCEFNIDEIDQIDSYRDFFWNADVVVFDTQYTFEEAIDKIDWGHSSASIAIDIALRFNVKKLFLFHHEPTYSDDKLETVLSNARTYMSMNARRKGVLDIDIAREGVTIEL is encoded by the coding sequence ATGATTATACGGTTCTGGGGAGTGCGGGGTTCCATTCCGACGCCGCCCACCGATGCTGTAATGCGGGATAAGATCAGGAAGGCGCTCTTGCAGGCGTCTCCGGCGGACATTTCGTCGGAGGAATCCATCGATCGCTTCATCGATTCGCTTCCGTATTCCGTCCGCGGCACCTATGGCGGTAACACCACCTGCCTGGAGGTGCGTACCGCCGATGACGACATTTTCATCATCGACTGCGGCACCGGCATCCGCCATCTTTCGGCGGAGCTTATGAAGGGAGATTTCGGCCGCGGCCAGGGCATCGCCAATATCCTGCTTACGCATACGCACTGGGACCACATACAGGGCATTCCGTTCTTCGTTCCCTTCTTCGTGAAGGGAAACCGGTTTCATATTTATTCGCCGTTTCGCGACATCAGGGAGCGCGTGGAGTATCAGCAGGTATTCACCCATTTCCCGGTGAACCTCGATTCGATGCTCGCCACCAAGGAGTTTTTCATCATCGAGAAGGAGGCGCCGTTCCATCTCAACAACGTCACGATCATCAACAAGCGCATGCGGCACCCGGGCGGGGCCTTCGGTTACCGGATAGAGGAGGACGGAAAATCGTTCATCTTCACCAGCGACTGCGAGTTCAATATCGACGAGATCGACCAGATCGACTCGTACAGGGATTTTTTCTGGAATGCCGACGTGGTCGTCTTCGACACGCAGTACACCTTCGAGGAGGCCATCGACAAGATCGACTGGGGGCATTCCTCGGCGTCGATCGCGATCGATATCGCCCTGCGGTTCAACGTTAAAAAGCTTTTCCTCTTCCACCACGAGCCCACCTACAGCGACGACAAGCTCGAGACGGTGCTTTCGAACGCGCGGACCTACATGAGTATGAACGCGAGGAGAAAGGGGGTGCTCGATATCGACATTGCGCGCGAGGGCGTCACCATCGAGCTCTGA
- a CDS encoding TrkA family potassium uptake protein encodes MKKFIIIGLGNFGFNIALTLVENNCEVLGMDSNRDAVQHARDFISHAIIGDASNKEVLESLALRDFDGAIISIGHDMGASILISLYIKEIGIPRIIVRAISEDHGKILRMIGVTDVIFPEKDMAVRVANKLALKNAMDYLPLTDDYGIIEVTPPKSFVGKTLKELQISTRYGCQIIGLKYPPPEGASPGIEDKNHKIKIAPTAHDTISADVIMIVIGKHADIDRLQGVR; translated from the coding sequence ATGAAAAAGTTTATCATCATCGGGCTTGGAAATTTCGGCTTCAACATCGCGCTCACGCTCGTGGAGAACAACTGCGAGGTGCTGGGCATGGACTCCAACCGCGACGCGGTGCAGCACGCAAGGGACTTCATAAGCCACGCCATCATCGGCGACGCCTCCAACAAGGAGGTGCTTGAATCGCTCGCGCTAAGGGACTTCGACGGCGCGATCATCAGCATCGGGCACGACATGGGCGCGAGCATTCTCATCTCGCTCTATATAAAGGAGATCGGAATTCCGCGGATAATCGTGCGCGCCATATCCGAGGACCACGGCAAAATTCTAAGAATGATCGGCGTTACCGACGTCATCTTTCCCGAAAAAGACATGGCGGTACGCGTTGCCAACAAGCTCGCCCTGAAGAACGCCATGGACTACCTGCCCCTTACCGACGATTACGGCATCATCGAGGTCACGCCGCCGAAGAGCTTTGTCGGCAAGACACTCAAGGAGCTTCAGATCAGCACGCGCTACGGCTGTCAGATCATCGGGTTGAAATACCCGCCCCCCGAAGGCGCGTCGCCGGGAATCGAGGACAAGAACCATAAAATCAAGATCGCGCCCACGGCGCACGACACAATCTCCGCCGACGTGATCATGATCGTAATCGGCAAACACGCGGACATCGACCGCCTGCAGGGGGTCCGCTGA
- a CDS encoding potassium transporter TrkG translates to MSPRNTLSSVHPINKILLSFLALILVGALVIMLPFSTVHGISFVDALFTATSAVCVTGLIVLDTATDFTLFGQAVMLVLIQFGGLGIMTFSIALLSALSGSISIKWRFTFESVYSDLRNLPIRKLLLQIIFYTFVIETIAAAALFSQFIKTQAPQTAAWNALFHSISAFCNAGFSTYPDSLAGYHDNPIVLTAVAANIIMGGLGFIVLSELSRTRFHLRRFMGQYSFHTRLVLTLTAVFITGGMVTFAALEWNNTLMNFTFSGKIVNSFFQSVTCRTAGFSTVDIGSLRETTLFMMVFLMFTGGSPGSIAGGVKTTSMAVVWLMLITKFRGRGQIVLWGRALDSDTVERSTSLFILALIFVSTATFCLLVVGTPAVKNVFLSAMFEVTSAFGTVGLSTGLTPHLSDTGKLLLCAVMYIGRLGPLTLITALTTGKKQLDIRYPEEHIMIG, encoded by the coding sequence ATGAGTCCACGAAATACACTTTCGTCGGTCCACCCGATCAACAAGATATTGTTGAGCTTCCTCGCGCTCATCCTGGTCGGGGCACTGGTCATCATGCTTCCCTTTTCGACCGTCCATGGCATATCGTTCGTGGATGCGCTCTTTACGGCGACCTCCGCGGTATGCGTTACCGGGCTTATCGTTCTCGACACGGCCACAGACTTCACCCTGTTCGGTCAGGCGGTCATGCTCGTCCTGATCCAGTTCGGCGGCCTCGGGATCATGACCTTCTCGATCGCGCTTTTATCCGCGCTGAGCGGAAGCATTTCAATCAAATGGCGGTTTACGTTCGAATCGGTATACAGCGATTTACGGAATCTTCCCATACGGAAGCTCCTCTTACAGATCATATTCTACACCTTTGTCATAGAAACGATCGCCGCGGCGGCGCTGTTCAGCCAGTTCATCAAAACACAGGCCCCTCAAACGGCCGCCTGGAACGCGCTGTTCCATTCCATATCGGCGTTCTGCAACGCCGGCTTTTCGACTTATCCGGACAGCCTCGCGGGGTATCACGACAACCCGATAGTGCTGACGGCCGTGGCGGCAAACATTATCATGGGCGGACTGGGGTTTATCGTGCTCTCCGAGCTCTCGCGCACACGCTTCCACCTGCGACGGTTCATGGGCCAGTACAGCTTCCATACAAGACTGGTTCTGACGCTCACGGCGGTTTTTATCACCGGGGGGATGGTGACATTCGCCGCGCTGGAATGGAACAATACGCTTATGAACTTCACTTTTTCCGGGAAGATCGTTAACTCCTTCTTCCAGTCGGTAACCTGCCGCACCGCGGGATTCAGCACCGTGGATATCGGCTCGCTCCGCGAGACCACGCTCTTCATGATGGTATTTCTCATGTTCACGGGCGGATCTCCCGGCTCAATCGCCGGCGGGGTAAAAACCACGAGCATGGCCGTGGTATGGCTTATGCTCATCACGAAATTCCGCGGGCGTGGCCAGATCGTGCTGTGGGGTCGCGCACTCGATTCCGATACGGTCGAGAGAAGCACGTCGCTTTTCATACTGGCGCTGATTTTCGTCTCAACGGCCACCTTTTGCCTTCTTGTCGTGGGAACCCCGGCGGTGAAAAACGTATTCCTTTCCGCCATGTTCGAGGTCACATCCGCCTTCGGCACGGTCGGCCTTTCGACGGGCCTCACGCCCCACCTGAGCGATACGGGTAAACTGCTGTTATGCGCGGTGATGTACATCGGAAGGCTCGGGCCGCTTACGCTGATCACCGCTCTTACGACAGGGAAGAAACAACTGGATATCCGCTATCCCGAAGAGCATATAATGATAGGATAG
- a CDS encoding HU family DNA-binding protein, which yields MTKHEIVDQLTRQSGMKRREVGYIVDNFLELILKNLDTDGRIEIRGFGTFTRVLRKERRVFSPIAGRSLDVPARSVLSFKPSKSTEREA from the coding sequence TTGACCAAGCACGAGATCGTCGACCAGCTCACCCGCCAGAGCGGCATGAAGCGCCGGGAAGTGGGCTACATCGTGGACAATTTTCTCGAGCTCATTCTTAAAAATCTTGACACGGACGGCAGAATAGAGATAAGGGGTTTCGGTACGTTCACCAGGGTGCTGCGCAAGGAGCGCAGGGTGTTCTCCCCCATTGCGGGAAGAAGCCTGGATGTTCCGGCCCGATCGGTGCTGTCATTCAAACCCAGTAAGTCGACCGAAAGAGAGGCCTAA
- the rpsT gene encoding 30S ribosomal protein S20: MANIKSAQKRIKTNEKSRQKNAQVKSSVRTEIKKVQKTLESKEAKDPSVLSSVFAGFVKKIDKAAAKGVFHWKTAARKKSRLARKVNAAASR, translated from the coding sequence GTGGCGAACATCAAATCCGCACAGAAACGAATAAAAACCAACGAAAAGAGCCGTCAGAAAAACGCGCAGGTCAAGTCGTCGGTGAGGACCGAGATCAAAAAGGTGCAGAAAACCCTCGAATCGAAAGAAGCGAAGGATCCTTCCGTTCTTTCGTCCGTTTTCGCCGGTTTCGTTAAAAAGATCGACAAGGCGGCCGCAAAGGGAGTCTTCCACTGGAAGACCGCGGCACGAAAAAAATCGCGCCTCGCCAGGAAGGTAAACGCCGCGGCGAGCCGTTAG
- a CDS encoding DUF362 domain-containing protein, which yields MNKPRVLLRRCDDYAVDAIERILSESVDDLGLKIAGKVFVKPNVVNANKRYNRHSFTNPAVVEAMLRLVRKKNPDDITVGESGGFGIPTRYLFKEAGYYEMTRRQGVRLIDLNEHAVDRVELSKGVCHRDMLLSRYIREADFKIWMPRLKYHIFTDITNALKLNIGILTHKERMICHDHRIHEKIVDMLEVGYPDLVVSDAIETTYGWESAAYPVPLGLLMIANDPLAADVVGAYIMGYRAEEVRHLKIAHERGYGSLSLGDISIEGDADLEELRAKPKGQTRLFQHLKELDTPIRFYAGYAPDTDMICDGGCEAALKATLALVEKKYPGALKKAKKGAVVTGIYHGDVDMPDGPVLFIGTCTRVEGTLNAKKIRRVNGCPMGAKDLMLSVPFLFGLPNPVLDLRDLAPLALNIVQKGMSIVANKVMGR from the coding sequence ATGAATAAGCCGCGCGTGCTGTTGAGGAGATGCGACGATTATGCCGTAGACGCCATCGAGCGCATTCTGTCCGAATCCGTAGATGACCTCGGACTGAAAATAGCCGGAAAGGTGTTTGTAAAACCAAACGTGGTCAATGCCAATAAAAGATACAACAGGCATTCATTTACGAATCCGGCGGTCGTCGAGGCGATGCTGCGACTCGTCAGGAAAAAAAACCCCGACGACATTACGGTTGGCGAGTCCGGCGGTTTCGGCATCCCGACGCGCTACCTGTTCAAGGAAGCCGGGTATTATGAGATGACGCGAAGGCAGGGCGTGCGCCTTATCGATCTTAACGAGCATGCCGTTGATCGTGTCGAGCTGTCAAAAGGAGTGTGTCACAGGGACATGCTGCTTTCGCGGTATATCCGCGAGGCCGATTTTAAAATATGGATGCCCCGGCTCAAGTACCACATTTTCACGGACATCACGAACGCGCTCAAGCTCAACATCGGCATCCTCACGCACAAGGAGCGGATGATCTGTCACGACCACCGTATCCACGAAAAGATCGTGGACATGCTCGAGGTGGGCTATCCCGACCTGGTGGTCTCCGACGCCATCGAGACCACATACGGCTGGGAGTCCGCGGCGTATCCTGTTCCGCTGGGCCTGCTTATGATTGCGAACGATCCCCTGGCCGCCGATGTAGTCGGCGCGTACATCATGGGCTACAGGGCCGAGGAGGTTCGGCACCTCAAGATCGCGCACGAACGCGGGTATGGAAGCCTGTCGCTCGGTGATATTTCCATTGAGGGCGATGCCGATCTTGAAGAGCTGCGCGCAAAACCCAAGGGGCAGACGCGCCTGTTCCAGCACCTGAAGGAGCTCGACACTCCCATCAGGTTCTATGCGGGCTACGCGCCGGACACCGACATGATATGCGACGGCGGTTGCGAAGCCGCCCTCAAGGCAACGCTCGCCCTTGTGGAGAAAAAGTATCCGGGCGCGCTTAAAAAAGCGAAGAAGGGGGCCGTGGTTACCGGCATCTATCATGGAGACGTCGATATGCCCGACGGCCCGGTACTTTTCATCGGCACGTGCACGCGTGTGGAGGGGACGCTCAACGCCAAAAAGATCCGCCGCGTAAACGGCTGTCCCATGGGGGCCAAGGACCTCATGCTCAGCGTCCCGTTCTTGTTCGGGTTGCCCAATCCCGTGCTTGATTTGAGGGACCTCGCTCCGCTCGCGCTCAATATCGTCCAGAAGGGGATGAGCATCGTCGCGAACAAGGTAATGGGCAGGTAA
- a CDS encoding Mur ligase domain-containing protein, translating to MKKDIASIHLIGVCGVAMGSLAGMLKSSGYHVTGSDEAVYPPMSDMLAEWDIRVSRGYSEEHVGNPDLVVVGNVISRGNAEVEYVLARRIPYRSMAQALRDFFLEGKEVVAVAGTHGKTTTTALLAHILIEAGLDPSFFVGGVPKNHGSNFRLGNGSHFIIEGDEYDSAFFEKVPKFAVYRPQHLVLTSLEFDHADIYRNLDEISLWFRRLVNVIPSNGNIVYSTAYPALRGAVGRSFAPCHSYGGTDADFFCEDDGVDGEWSRLVLHLPGARAIPLRSRLFGEFNRANIAAAAAMALRLGVSPDTLRRGVESFEGVKRRQELIYARENFMIYEDFAHHPTAIAGVIAMMRERFPLSRLWAVYEPRSATSRRNVFQNELPGAFAGADRVLIRAPDKLDGIPEAERIDIARAVGDINARGGSALVLCDVSSIVAVIFGEIDRMEDNVVIIMSNGGFDGIYDAMRAAADDFFMMNPSRG from the coding sequence ATGAAAAAGGACATCGCCTCAATTCATCTGATCGGCGTCTGCGGCGTTGCAATGGGAAGCCTGGCGGGCATGCTCAAGAGCAGCGGTTACCATGTCACCGGCTCCGACGAGGCGGTATACCCGCCAATGAGCGATATGCTCGCGGAGTGGGACATAAGAGTGAGCCGCGGATACAGCGAAGAGCATGTGGGTAACCCCGACCTCGTGGTGGTCGGAAACGTCATAAGCCGGGGCAACGCCGAAGTCGAGTACGTGCTCGCGCGGCGAATTCCCTACCGCTCCATGGCCCAGGCCCTGCGGGACTTTTTTCTGGAAGGGAAAGAGGTCGTCGCCGTGGCCGGTACGCACGGTAAGACCACCACCACGGCGCTGCTTGCCCATATACTGATAGAGGCGGGCCTCGATCCATCCTTCTTTGTAGGCGGCGTGCCGAAGAACCACGGCTCGAATTTCCGCCTGGGAAACGGCAGCCATTTCATCATCGAGGGCGACGAATACGATTCCGCGTTCTTCGAGAAAGTCCCCAAGTTCGCCGTCTACCGCCCGCAGCACCTGGTGCTCACCTCTCTCGAGTTCGACCACGCCGACATATACCGGAACCTGGACGAAATTTCTCTGTGGTTCCGTCGGCTCGTCAACGTCATCCCTTCCAACGGAAACATCGTCTATTCGACCGCCTATCCGGCCCTGCGCGGCGCGGTCGGGCGTTCATTCGCGCCATGTCATTCATACGGCGGCACGGACGCGGATTTCTTCTGTGAGGATGACGGGGTGGATGGTGAATGGTCGCGTCTTGTGCTGCACCTGCCGGGGGCACGGGCCATCCCGCTTCGCTCGCGCCTTTTCGGGGAGTTCAACCGGGCCAATATCGCGGCGGCTGCGGCCATGGCGCTTCGGCTCGGCGTTTCGCCCGACACGCTTCGTCGCGGTGTCGAGAGCTTCGAGGGGGTAAAACGCCGGCAGGAGCTCATCTACGCGCGGGAAAACTTCATGATTTACGAGGACTTCGCCCATCATCCGACGGCGATCGCCGGCGTGATCGCCATGATGCGCGAGCGCTTCCCCCTGTCGCGCCTGTGGGCCGTGTACGAGCCGCGGAGCGCGACGAGCAGGCGCAATGTATTTCAGAACGAACTGCCGGGCGCGTTCGCCGGCGCGGACAGGGTATTGATCAGGGCCCCCGATAAACTGGACGGCATTCCCGAGGCCGAGCGCATTGACATCGCCCGCGCGGTCGGAGATATCAATGCGCGGGGCGGCAGCGCCCTGGTGTTATGCGACGTCTCTTCCATCGTGGCCGTCATTTTCGGGGAAATCGACAGGATGGAGGACAACGTGGTGATCATCATGTCCAACGGAGGATTCGACGGCATCTACGATGCGATGCGCGCGGCCGCGGACGATTTTTTCATGATGAACCCATCGCGCGGCTGA
- a CDS encoding FAD-dependent oxidoreductase, whose translation METIKTEHTNDELYDIIVIGGGPGGLSAALYAARAKMKTLVLDKNPSSGALGSADRIANYPGIPGNIGGTELLERMRAQAESFGTRVQQEQVYGVDFAARPFQVFTSNSSVRAKAVIIATGSMGRSATLTGEAELTGRGVSYCATCDAAFYQDKDVAIAGAVGEVIEEIEALVRFARRIHLVTREKEVPAEHAAFIASNPAISVKTGSRITAILGNDHVSGVTISGAQGAEQTLNVEGVFLYLHGNKPIVDYLYGAIETTAEGCIDVDRETMATSIEGVYAIGDVTCKKVRQVVIAAAEGCIAALSAEQYINKRGRAVSQWSH comes from the coding sequence GTGGAAACCATAAAGACCGAACACACAAACGACGAGCTGTACGATATCATCGTCATCGGCGGGGGCCCGGGCGGCCTTTCGGCGGCGCTCTACGCCGCGCGGGCGAAAATGAAAACGCTGGTCCTGGACAAGAACCCCTCAAGCGGCGCGCTCGGCTCGGCCGACCGCATCGCCAATTACCCCGGCATTCCCGGAAACATCGGCGGGACCGAACTCCTCGAGCGCATGCGCGCCCAGGCCGAATCTTTCGGAACGCGGGTGCAGCAGGAGCAGGTTTACGGCGTGGACTTCGCCGCGCGCCCCTTCCAGGTTTTTACCTCGAACTCGTCGGTTCGCGCGAAGGCCGTCATCATCGCGACGGGCTCGATGGGACGCTCGGCGACGCTGACGGGCGAGGCCGAGCTCACAGGCCGCGGCGTAAGCTACTGCGCCACCTGCGACGCCGCCTTCTACCAGGACAAAGACGTGGCCATAGCCGGCGCCGTCGGGGAAGTGATCGAGGAGATCGAGGCCCTCGTCAGGTTCGCCCGGCGCATCCACCTCGTCACGCGCGAGAAGGAGGTTCCGGCCGAACACGCGGCATTTATCGCCTCCAATCCGGCGATCTCCGTAAAGACCGGAAGCCGGATAACCGCAATCCTGGGGAACGATCACGTAAGCGGCGTAACCATCTCCGGCGCGCAGGGCGCGGAACAGACCCTGAACGTTGAAGGGGTCTTCCTGTACCTGCACGGCAACAAGCCGATCGTCGATTACCTGTACGGGGCGATCGAGACCACCGCCGAGGGATGCATCGACGTGGACAGGGAAACCATGGCCACTTCGATTGAGGGCGTATACGCCATAGGTGACGTAACCTGCAAGAAGGTGCGCCAGGTCGTCATAGCGGCGGCGGAGGGATGTATCGCGGCGCTCTCGGCCGAGCAGTACATCAATAAGCGGGGGCGCGCCGTTTCGCAGTGGTCGCACTGA
- the serS gene encoding serine--tRNA ligase: MIDPKLVREELESVRGMLKKRNMETVIDLAELKRIDEERRAVIARADELREKRNRVSKEIGKLKSKGEDAAALMAEMGGVNDSIRELEASAEKLDAGFNELMLSLPNVLSDMVPEGRGENDNVVVRTWGEKPAFPFGPKPHYDLGTDLGILDFERGVKLSGTRFYVYRGLAAKLERAIINFMLDLHTTEHGYTETFAPFVVNDDSMIGTGQFPKFRDEYYRIERDGLSLIPTAEVPLTNLYRDEILEKEQLPLYVTMQSACFRREAGSAGKDTRGLIRVHQFQKVELVKFVEPETSFSELEKLTANAEEVLRRLNLHYRVMLLCSADTSAASTKTYDIEVWMPGLDRYVEVSSCSNFLDYQARRARIRYRKARGEKAAFVHTLNGSGLAAGRTLAAVMENYQTAEGGIEVPAVLKPYIK, from the coding sequence ATGATAGATCCCAAGCTTGTGCGCGAAGAACTTGAAAGCGTCCGCGGCATGTTGAAAAAGCGCAATATGGAAACCGTCATCGATCTCGCCGAGCTGAAGCGCATCGACGAGGAGCGGCGCGCCGTCATTGCGCGGGCGGACGAGCTGCGCGAGAAGCGCAATCGCGTCTCGAAGGAGATCGGAAAGCTCAAGTCGAAGGGAGAGGACGCCGCCGCGCTTATGGCGGAGATGGGCGGCGTTAACGACAGCATCAGGGAGCTCGAGGCGTCCGCGGAAAAGCTGGACGCCGGTTTCAACGAGCTCATGCTCTCGCTGCCCAACGTGCTTTCGGACATGGTCCCCGAGGGGCGCGGCGAAAACGACAATGTCGTGGTGCGCACCTGGGGCGAAAAACCCGCGTTTCCGTTTGGGCCCAAGCCCCATTACGACCTGGGTACGGACCTGGGCATCCTCGATTTCGAGCGCGGGGTCAAGCTCTCGGGTACGCGCTTTTACGTGTATCGCGGCCTGGCGGCGAAGCTTGAGCGCGCCATCATAAACTTCATGCTCGATCTGCACACAACGGAGCACGGCTACACCGAGACCTTCGCGCCGTTCGTGGTAAACGACGACAGCATGATCGGCACCGGCCAGTTTCCCAAATTCAGGGACGAGTACTACCGCATCGAGCGCGACGGCCTTTCGCTCATACCGACGGCGGAGGTGCCGCTAACCAATCTCTACCGCGATGAAATACTCGAGAAGGAGCAGCTTCCGCTGTACGTCACGATGCAGTCGGCGTGCTTCCGGCGCGAGGCCGGGAGCGCGGGGAAGGACACGCGCGGCCTTATCCGCGTACACCAGTTTCAAAAAGTGGAGCTGGTGAAATTCGTGGAGCCGGAAACCTCCTTCAGCGAGCTCGAAAAGCTCACGGCCAACGCCGAGGAGGTGCTCAGGCGCCTCAACCTTCATTACCGCGTGATGCTGCTGTGCTCCGCCGATACCTCGGCGGCCTCAACGAAGACCTACGATATCGAGGTATGGATGCCCGGGCTCGACCGTTATGTAGAGGTTTCGTCGTGCTCGAACTTCCTGGACTACCAGGCGCGCCGCGCGCGCATTCGCTATCGGAAGGCCAGAGGCGAAAAGGCCGCCTTTGTGCACACGCTGAACGGGTCGGGCCTCGCCGCGGGAAGGACGCTCGCCGCGGTCATGGAGAATTACCAGACCGCTGAAGGCGGCATAGAGGTGCCGGCCGTCCTCAAGCCGTACATCAAATGA
- a CDS encoding RNA 3'-terminal phosphate cyclase — protein sequence MIGLSLPEIDHVALRHAISLSLATGRAFRLADGFRFVRENPVAGSLLADWENALGMLSAGSFGSDGDDLLFRPGTLKHGDYSFVTGAFSSALELVLLLIPPLTRLEYRSTLGVRGVTHSDLTYTTDFANITIFDLLERMGFYIHLSLKRFGFYGSGGGLLEAKAYPEESSGVFPALRYRDVRITGARVYIAKLPTDIAMTQREMLVERAGIPASAVGIVEVLDADGPGNFIQAYAECDGGVRIVQAASPVYSGEGAYIFSREVAAETARSAVEECGRLVAEKAVPERAVRELLPYIVLSGSGFSARAGGAGERLAAAFL from the coding sequence ATGATCGGGTTGTCCCTGCCCGAAATCGACCATGTAGCGCTCCGTCACGCGATATCGCTTTCGCTGGCCACCGGCAGGGCCTTCCGCCTTGCCGATGGTTTCCGGTTCGTCAGGGAAAACCCCGTCGCCGGGAGCCTGCTCGCCGACTGGGAGAATGCGCTCGGCATGCTTTCGGCCGGCTCATTCGGAAGCGACGGAGACGACCTGCTTTTCAGGCCGGGCACGTTAAAGCACGGCGATTATTCATTCGTAACAGGTGCATTTTCCTCGGCGCTCGAGCTCGTACTTCTCCTGATTCCGCCGCTCACCAGGCTCGAGTATCGCAGCACGCTCGGCGTACGCGGCGTCACGCATTCGGACCTGACGTACACGACCGATTTCGCAAACATCACAATTTTCGACCTGCTTGAACGGATGGGCTTCTATATCCATCTTTCACTGAAGCGTTTCGGTTTTTACGGCTCCGGCGGCGGATTGCTCGAGGCGAAGGCCTACCCCGAGGAGAGCAGCGGGGTGTTCCCCGCCCTGCGGTACCGGGACGTTCGGATTACGGGCGCCCGCGTATACATAGCGAAGCTTCCGACCGACATCGCCATGACGCAGCGGGAAATGCTGGTCGAACGGGCGGGGATTCCCGCCTCGGCGGTCGGTATCGTCGAGGTGCTCGACGCGGACGGTCCCGGCAACTTCATCCAGGCGTACGCGGAGTGTGACGGTGGCGTGCGGATAGTGCAGGCGGCGAGCCCGGTCTATTCCGGGGAAGGGGCGTACATCTTCAGCAGGGAGGTCGCGGCCGAAACGGCGCGATCGGCGGTTGAGGAATGTGGGCGGCTTGTGGCCGAAAAAGCGGTCCCGGAACGCGCGGTGAGGGAGCTCCTTCCGTATATTGTGTTATCGGGGAGCGGTTTTTCCGCGCGGGCTGGCGGGGCCGGGGAGCGTCTGGCCGCCGCTTTTCTCTGA